A single region of the Plutella xylostella chromosome 28, ilPluXylo3.1, whole genome shotgun sequence genome encodes:
- the LOC105384832 gene encoding heme oxygenase 1, translating into MAEQDLFTTRMRAATRKIHNLSDTLVNAKFAISLRDEEVWGKGLFVFYHVFAYLEDARARLDLPEFNSLFCNKVLFRKSAFEEDLRHYLGEDFQSLPKSPALENYLQHLRDLERDSPALLMAYVYHLYLGLLSGGQILSKKRKMFGDKNNSTNEYKDKVTDFTGSDISQIKNDFKAAMNKIAESMSAEEQDAFIEESNRVFLMNNLIVNSVEGQNKVLYNLMMKTTAVILAGVAVYFAYKMK; encoded by the exons ATGGCTGAACAAGATTTATTCACAACCCGCATGCGGGCCGCGACGCGGAAAATTCACAACTTGAGTGATACTCTGGTGAACGCCAAATTTGCAATTT cACTAAGGGACGAGGAAGTATGGGGCAAGGGTCTGTTCGTGTTCTACCATGTGTTTGCGTATCTGGAAGACGCGCGGGCGCGCCTCGACCTCCCTGAGTTCAACAGCCTGTTTTGTAACAAAGTTCTGTTCAG GAAGTCAGCATTCGAAGAAGACCTCCGTCACTACCTGGGCGAGGACTTCCAGTCACTGCCCAAGTCTCCGGCTCTGGAGAACTACCTGCAACACCTGAGGGACCTGGAGCGGGACAGCCCGGCGCTGCTGATGGCTTATGTGTACCATCTGTATCTGGGGCTGCTGAGCGGAGGACAGATCCTGTCTAAGAAGAGGAAAATGTTTGGCGACA AAAACAATTCCACTAACGAATACAAAGACAAAGTGACAGACTTCACGGGTTCTGATATCTCACAAATAAAGAACGACTTCAAAGCGGCCATGAACAAAATAGCGGAATCGATGTCAGCCGAAGAACAGGACGCCTTTATCGAAGAGAGCAATCGCGTGTTTCTCATGAACAATCTGATTGTCAACTCTGTGGAAGGTCAGAATAAGGTTCTTTATAACTTGATGATGAAGACCACTGCTGTTATTTTGGCTGGTGTTGCTGTGTATTTTGCTTATAAAATGAAGTAA